In the genome of Bradyrhizobium ottawaense, the window ATCAAGCAGCTGTCGATGCTGTGCCGTCGCACAGATCGTTAGCGAAATGTCCTTGCGATTCTCGGCCTTGAGTCGGTTGATGACCGGAAAGAGCTTGATGGCTTCTGGTCGGGTTCCCAAAAGGATGAAAAAATGCTTGCGCACGTCTCACCCTCCGATCCGGCTCGGGCCGGGCGGCACGGCGCCCGGCGTGCCAAATGTATGCCCTATCGCTTGCTTGGCGAGCGCTTGCAGCAGGATGCCCGCAAACAGCGTGTTCGTTGTGGCGTATCGCCACCACATCCGCCCGGGCTCTTGATAGATGCGGTAAAGCCATTCGAGGCCCAGCCCCTGAATCCGCGCCGGCGCGCGCCGAACGGTGCCTGCAAGGATATCGAACGCACCGCCCACGCCCATGATAAAGGGTACGCCGAGCTCGTCACGATGGGCGGCGAGAAAGCGCTCTTTCCGTGGTGTCGGCATGCCAATGAAGAGACAATCGGCCGCGCTGGACTGGATGTCCCGCACGACCTCCCTTTCCTGCTCCGGCTTGAAGTAACCATCGTGCCAGCCGGCGAAGACGAGTGAGGGATATCTCTCTCGCGCGCGCTGCATTGCCTGCTGCAGGACGGCGGGGGTGGCTCCCAGGAAGTAGGGCTTGTAACCTTCCCGCGCACATACCGCGAGCAACTCGGCCAGGAGATCGACGCCGGCGACTCGGGAGGTTGCCGGCAGCCCTAGGGCTCGGGCACCCCAGAGAATCCCCATGCCGTCGATGCTGACGATGTCGCTATTGGCGACATCGGCCGCGAGCATGGGATCCGATCGCATATTGACAAATTTGGCAACGTTCAACGCGACATGCTGCAGCCGTCGGCGGCAACGCATGGCGCCGCGCGCGAGCTCGACGGTTTCCGCCATTGTCAACAGGTCGATGGGGCAGGCCAGGAACGATGCACGCATTTGAACCGACCCTCCGAAACGCAATTTGTTTAAGTTGCATTTAAGATTATAATAACGATAATAATTGGCTACCATTTAATTGCAAGGATTAAATGCATCAACCTCCTTCAGAGACGCCAAAATAGCGCGCCGACAGATATGCCGCAGGCCAACGTGAATTAAATAGGGAATCACCAAAATGATCTCGG includes:
- a CDS encoding WecB/TagA/CpsF family glycosyltransferase; protein product: MRASFLACPIDLLTMAETVELARGAMRCRRRLQHVALNVAKFVNMRSDPMLAADVANSDIVSIDGMGILWGARALGLPATSRVAGVDLLAELLAVCAREGYKPYFLGATPAVLQQAMQRARERYPSLVFAGWHDGYFKPEQEREVVRDIQSSAADCLFIGMPTPRKERFLAAHRDELGVPFIMGVGGAFDILAGTVRRAPARIQGLGLEWLYRIYQEPGRMWWRYATTNTLFAGILLQALAKQAIGHTFGTPGAVPPGPSRIGG